The proteins below come from a single Capricornis sumatraensis isolate serow.1 chromosome 14, serow.2, whole genome shotgun sequence genomic window:
- the BROX gene encoding BRO1 domain-containing protein BROX — MTHWFHRNPLKATAPVSFNYYGVVTGPAASKICSDLRSSRARLLELFTDLSCNPEMMKNAADSYFSLLQGFINSLDESTQESKLRYIQNFKWTDTLQGQVPSAQQDAVFELISMGFNVALWYTKYASRLAGKENITEDEAKEVHRSLKIAAGIFKHLKESHIPKLITPAEKGRDLEARLIEAYIIQCQAEAQEVTIARAIELKHAPGLIAALAYETANFYQKADHALSSLEPAYSAKWRKYLHLKMCFYTAYAYCYHGQTLLASDKCGEAIRSLQEAEKFYAKAEALCKEYGETKGPGPTVKPSGHLFFRKLGNLVKNTLEKCQRENGFIYFQKVPTEAPQLELKANYGLVEPVPFEFPPPSAHWTPETLAAFDLTKRPKDDSAKPKPEEVVKPVKEPDIKPQKDTGCYIS, encoded by the exons ATGACACATTGGTTTCATAGGAACCCATTAAAAGCCACAGCTCCTGTCTCTTTTAACTACTATGGTGTAGTCACTGGCCCTGCTGCTTCAAAAATTTGCAG TGACCTGAGATCATCTAGAGCACGACTGCTTGAATTGTTCACTGATTTGAGCTGTAATCCAGAAATGATGAAAAATGCAGCAGATTCgtatttttcacttttacaag GTTTCATTAATTCATTGGATGAATCTACCCAAGAAAGCAAGTTACGATACATTCAAAATTTCAAGTGGACTGACACGTTACAGGGACAGGTTCCAAG TGCCCAGCAGGATGCTGTTTTTGAATTAATTTCCATGGGATTTAATGTTGCTTTATGGTATACCAAATATGCTTCAAGACTGGCTGGAAAAGAGAA CATAACAGAGGATGAAGCAAAAGAAGTCCATCGAAGCTTAAAAATTGCAGCtgggatttttaaacatttaaag gAAAGTCATATCCCAAAGCTCATTACACCTGCAGAAAAGGGGCGGGATTTAGAGGCACGACTCATAGAAGCTTACATTATCCAGTGTCAGGCTGAGGCTCAAGAAG TAACAATTGCTCGAGCAATTGAGCTGAAACATGCTCCTGGTCTAATTGCTGCTCTGGCATATGAAACAGCCAATTTCTATCAGAAAGCTG ATCATGCTTTATCCAGTTTGGAGCCTGCATACTCTGCTaaatggagaaaatatcttcacttGAAAATGTGTTTCTACACAGCTTAT gcttATTGTTATCATGGTCAGACTTTGTTGGCTAGTGATAAATGTGGTGAAGCAATCAGGTCGCTCCAAGAAGCAGAAAAAT TTTATGCAAAGGCAGAAGCATTATGCAAAGAATATGGAGAAACCAAAGGACCTGGACCAACAGTCAAACCTTCGGGACACTTGTTCTTTAGGAAACTTGGAAATCTTGTGAAGAACACTCTAGAAAAATGTCAGCGAGAAAATGGATTTAT ttactTTCAAAAAGTTCCAACAGAAGCCCCACAACTGGAACTCAAAGCAAATTATGGTCTCGTAGAACCTGTACCTTTCgaatttcctcctccaagtgcACACTGGACACCGGAAACATTGGCTGCTTTTGATCTCACCAAAAGACCCAAGGATGACAGT gCTAAACCCAAACCAGAAGAAGTGGTGAAACCTGTGaaagaaccagatatcaaacctCAAAAAGACACTGGGTGCTACATCTCCTAA